CGACGGTCGTCGTCGTGCCGCCGACCACGAACCACAGCCGCAGCTGCGGCCTGCCGGTCCGGTCGCCGGGTTCGTACCGGCTGCGCACACTGATGTGCTGCCTGGCCAGCACGGGGGCGACGTACTCGATCACGGCCCGATGCGGCCCGGCGACCAGCTTGGGGTACTCGACGAGGAACTGCTCGACCGCCTGCCAGTAACAGGCGTTGTTCACGTGGTTGTACTGGTCGATGTCGGTGGCGCGGACCGGGAACGGCAGGTCGGTGTCCGATTCCGGCGGGGTCGCGTCGGTCAGGTACGGCCGCCAGCGCAGCCGGTGCTCGTCGGTGGTCTTGGCCAGGTAGGACAGGCCCTCGTCGCTGATCCTGGCCGGCATGCCGGTCGATTCGCTGATGTTGATCCAGAAACCCTCGGTCTCGATCAGGCCGCCGTTGCCGCTGGTGATCCGCACCCGCATGTTCGTCCACCGGGTGGACATGCTCGAGCACCAGCGCAGCAACCGCACGTCGTCCGGCCACAGCACCGGCCGGATGACGTCGACCACCGTGCGCCGCACGATCCAGTTCGGATCCGAGCGATGCAGGAAGGTCTGATGTAACTCTTCCCAGGCGATATCCTGCAGGTACCTCGCGACCGCGTCGAAACGCAGCCGGTTGTACGGATCCACATCGCCAGCCCGGACGGGCCACGCCGAAACAAAGCCCATGCCCTCCTCGGGAAGCGGGGCGAGTGGCTGATCGAGTGACACTGGTGCTCCTCGCGCTGCACGTTGTGCCGCGGTCTTCTTGCGGTGCTGTTGAGAGACGACTTTACGGGGCGTACGTCACACCCTCGCGTCGAGCCGACTGTACTCAGGTGTACCCGCAGCTCGGGCAGCACCCGCGCCCTTCGCTCCGGCCGGCAACCGCGCGGTCACCCGAGGTGGTCCCAGGACCCTCGGTGCGTTCCCGGCGCCGGCCAACGTGATGATGCGTCCCTGCCGGACCGTCCACGATCCCCGTTCGGTCGCCACCCACCAGACCGGCTCCCGCCGGCACGCCCGCCTGTCATGGAACATCGAGGGCGCTGAGTGCGCCCGCGCGATACCGATGTTCCCGGAGGGACGGAAACCGCGCTCAGCGCCGCGCAGGCGGGAATAGGTCGGACGGTGCCCGGCGAGGAAGACCGCGAGCTGGATCGCATTCTGCAGCTCGCCATCGACCTGGGTGATGCGGGTGAAGCCGTCGCGGGTATGGCCAGCCCGTAGTGCGCGTAGTGGGATCGAAACCCAGTGTCTCGTCGCCGAGCCGCAGCTGATCGGGCCGGAGCCAGCCGCGGCGGGTGAGGACGGCGGTTTCCCCGGGAACACCCGGCGTCCGAGCGCCGAGTGCGTCAGTAGCCCTGATAGGCACCGCCCTGATTCACCGCCGCCACGCCGGGCACGTTCGACAGCGAGCCGTACCGGTCGATCGAGTACCGAACAGCGGCGACGATGTTGTCCACAGGATTCCAGATATCGTCGTGACCCGGCGCTTTGTATGCGTTGAAGGTGCTGTCGATCGTCTGCATGATTCCCTTGGAAGGGTGGCCGGCCAGCCAATTGCTGTCCCAGCGGTTCTCGGCATACGGGTTGCCGCCGGATTCGTGCTGGATGATCATCGCGATGGCGCGTTCGTCGATCTCCTCGGGCTTGTATCCCATCTCGATGAGGATCTTCTTCGCGTCCTCGATCCACTTCGCCACGTCGCCCGTGGGCAACGGACCCGTGGGGGCACTGGAGCTCTGCCCGCCAAGAGAACCCGACGTTCCCGAATATCCGGACCCGCCCGAGTACCCCGAACTCCCCGACCCCCCACCACTGCCCGACATGGCGTAGCTCGGCCGCTCCTGGGCGGGGGGTGTGCCCGCGACGGGGGCGGCGGCCGGGGTGGTCGAGGTGTCGCTGCCCTGGGCCGGGACGCCGAGTTTCGGGTCGCCGAGGGCGGCGAAGGCCTGTTCGACGGCGGTGTTGGCGGTGGCGACCGCGGTGCGGGCGGCCGTGGCGGCGTCCTCGGCCGCTTTGAGGGCCAGACGCAGGTCGAGGGTGCGCTGGGCGGCGGCGGCCTCCTCGGCGAGAACGAGGGTCGTGACGTCGGTGTCACCGGCGTTGTCACGCAGCCGCTGGATGCGGGCCGCGGCGGTGACCAGCCCGTCGGCGGCGACCTCGAAGCCCACCGGCGGCTCGTCGAGATAGGTGGTGCGCAGTCGCACGACCTTGTCCTTGCAGGCGCTCAGCGCGCCGACCTGGGTGCGATAGGCGGTCTCCAGGGCGGTCAGCGCGGCGCCCACGGCGGAGGCGCGGGATTTCTCGGTGTCCATCCGGGTGCGGGCGGCCGCGCCCGCGACGCCGGACCAGGCATTGGTGTCGGTGAGTGCTTGGGTGTCGGTGAGGGCCTTGCCCACGATGCGGTCGATGCCCTCGTACGCGGCCTTGGCGTGGTCGGCTGCCGCGGTGAGCTGCTCGGGCTGCCAGGCGGCGACGTCGTCGACGGTGAGGGTCATGGCAGCTGCAGCCCGATGGTGGTGAGCGCGCGGGTGAAATCGGCCTCGGCCATCTCGTAGCTGCCCGCGGCGGTGCGCATGCTGTCGGCGACGGTGGTGAGCCGTTCCCCCATCCGCGCCAGGCAGCGGTTCACCACGTCGGCGGACTGCTGGGCGACGGCGCCGAAGTCGGTGCCGGGCAGCGCGCCGACCGCGGTGCTGAACGCGGTGCCCGCGCCGAGGCCGGTGAGTTCCCCCGCCTCGGCACCCAGGTTGGTCGCGAACGTCTGCAGCGCGGCCGGGTTCACCTGCAACCCGGTGTTCTGCGCCCCTTCGGTCATGGAAAATCCCCCTTCTCCCCGTCCCTGA
This sequence is a window from Nocardia farcinica. Protein-coding genes within it:
- a CDS encoding acyl-[acyl-carrier-protein] thioesterase, coding for MSLDQPLAPLPEEGMGFVSAWPVRAGDVDPYNRLRFDAVARYLQDIAWEELHQTFLHRSDPNWIVRRTVVDVIRPVLWPDDVRLLRWCSSMSTRWTNMRVRITSGNGGLIETEGFWINISESTGMPARISDEGLSYLAKTTDEHRLRWRPYLTDATPPESDTDLPFPVRATDIDQYNHVNNACYWQAVEQFLVEYPKLVAGPHRAVIEYVAPVLARQHISVRSRYEPGDRTGRPQLRLWFVVGGTTTTVVRIMPLPG
- a CDS encoding transglycosylase SLT domain-containing protein, giving the protein MTLTVDDVAAWQPEQLTAAADHAKAAYEGIDRIVGKALTDTQALTDTNAWSGVAGAAARTRMDTEKSRASAVGAALTALETAYRTQVGALSACKDKVVRLRTTYLDEPPVGFEVAADGLVTAAARIQRLRDNAGDTDVTTLVLAEEAAAAQRTLDLRLALKAAEDAATAARTAVATANTAVEQAFAALGDPKLGVPAQGSDTSTTPAAAPVAGTPPAQERPSYAMSGSGGGSGSSGYSGGSGYSGTSGSLGGQSSSAPTGPLPTGDVAKWIEDAKKILIEMGYKPEEIDERAIAMIIQHESGGNPYAENRWDSNWLAGHPSKGIMQTIDSTFNAYKAPGHDDIWNPVDNIVAAVRYSIDRYGSLSNVPGVAAVNQGGAYQGY
- a CDS encoding type VII secretion target, producing MTEGAQNTGLQVNPAALQTFATNLGAEAGELTGLGAGTAFSTAVGALPGTDFGAVAQQSADVVNRCLARMGERLTTVADSMRTAAGSYEMAEADFTRALTTIGLQLP